One window of the Lusitaniella coriacea LEGE 07157 genome contains the following:
- a CDS encoding VOC family protein — protein sequence MNFQYVYTRLNVENFQTCKAFYRDVLNLSVKFEDERDEYVEFDAGSIRITLFNREKLTDFISRDESLTYDSHSARVVLSFQVSNVEEAVAYLQTHGVEMLNVPTNYPDRGFISTCFRDPDNNLIELEQMTDVLIS from the coding sequence ATGAATTTTCAATATGTCTACACCCGGCTGAACGTTGAAAACTTCCAAACCTGCAAAGCATTTTACCGAGATGTTTTGAACCTGAGCGTAAAGTTTGAAGATGAACGGGATGAATATGTGGAATTCGACGCGGGTTCCATTCGCATTACCCTGTTTAACCGCGAAAAACTCACTGATTTTATTTCAAGGGACGAATCTTTAACCTATGATTCTCACAGCGCCCGCGTTGTCCTCTCATTTCAGGTCAGTAATGTAGAAGAGGCAGTCGCCTATCTCCAAACTCACGGCGTGGAAATGCTAAATGTGCCAACCAATTATCCAGATCGAGGCTTTATTTCTACTTGTTTTCGCGATCCAGATAACAACTTGATCGAGCTAGAGCAAATGACTGATGTTTTGATTAGCTAA
- a CDS encoding sensor histidine kinase, producing the protein MKCIEGLLTLEPFQELPQARLEWACDRAKELQLPEGKTIVEEGDDPNGFFLLLKGRVSITRMSEGVEMPIGQHEAPAFFGEIPVLMEAPVLVSIRTLTDCCLYQIDCCDFLTLLHECRGFERSIFRVVQQRSRGLESFIRSREKMAALGTLSAGLAHELNNPASALVRALRDVVPTIRELERMNLTYGQQNPDPKHTQDWQDTRDRGYDAILNQTVDAMTLSDREDELLDWLEDYGVNDAWKLTEPLAAAGTEISALERLTERWRDNSTELRDMGVRWLALSFDMMSMLNNGLRGADRIAELVGSMKSYSHLDRGAQQFVDVHDGLEDTLKLFSYKLKHGIKVCRKYDRTLPKILAYGSELNQVWTNLIDNAIDAMDEKGVLEILTCRDRNYVRVEIVDSGSGIPPEIQCRIFEPFFTTKDMGKGSGLGLDAVNRIVTNRHQGTVTLTSNPGQTRLIVCLPIPDKT; encoded by the coding sequence GTGAAATGTATTGAAGGACTATTAACCCTAGAACCCTTCCAGGAACTTCCCCAAGCAAGACTGGAGTGGGCGTGCGATCGCGCGAAGGAACTCCAACTTCCAGAGGGAAAGACCATCGTTGAAGAAGGAGACGATCCGAACGGTTTCTTCCTCTTGCTCAAAGGACGCGTCAGCATCACCCGCATGAGCGAAGGGGTTGAAATGCCCATCGGACAACACGAAGCACCCGCTTTTTTTGGCGAAATTCCGGTGCTGATGGAGGCTCCCGTATTGGTATCGATACGAACGCTAACCGATTGCTGTCTCTATCAAATCGACTGTTGCGACTTTCTTACCTTGTTGCACGAATGTCGGGGCTTTGAGCGCAGTATTTTTCGGGTCGTCCAACAGCGATCGCGCGGATTGGAATCTTTTATTCGCAGTCGAGAAAAGATGGCGGCTTTAGGCACTCTCTCAGCAGGACTCGCCCACGAACTGAATAACCCAGCCTCCGCTCTCGTGCGAGCCTTGCGGGATGTCGTCCCCACCATTCGCGAGCTAGAGCGAATGAACCTGACCTACGGACAGCAAAATCCCGACCCGAAGCATACCCAAGATTGGCAGGATACGCGCGATCGCGGCTACGATGCCATTTTGAATCAGACCGTAGATGCCATGACCTTGAGCGATCGCGAAGACGAACTGCTCGATTGGCTCGAAGATTATGGCGTTAACGATGCCTGGAAGCTCACCGAACCCTTAGCTGCGGCAGGAACCGAAATTTCAGCCCTAGAGCGGCTCACGGAGCGCTGGCGCGACAACTCCACCGAGTTGCGAGACATGGGTGTTCGCTGGTTAGCACTTTCCTTCGATATGATGTCGATGCTCAACAATGGATTGCGGGGAGCCGATCGCATTGCCGAGTTGGTTGGCTCAATGAAGTCTTACTCCCATCTAGATCGAGGTGCGCAGCAGTTTGTAGACGTGCATGACGGACTCGAAGACACCCTTAAGCTCTTTTCCTATAAGCTCAAACACGGCATAAAAGTCTGCCGCAAGTACGATCGCACCTTGCCTAAAATTCTTGCCTACGGCAGCGAACTCAATCAAGTCTGGACAAATCTCATTGATAATGCGATTGATGCGATGGATGAGAAAGGAGTGCTTGAAATCCTCACCTGTCGGGACAGAAACTACGTTCGCGTTGAGATCGTCGATTCTGGAAGTGGCATTCCCCCTGAGATTCAGTGCCGTATTTTTGAGCCATTTTTTACCACTAAAGACATGGGAAAAGGATCTGGATTGGGACTCGATGCAGTCAATCGCATTGTTACAAATCGACATCAAGGCACAGTGACCCTGACTTCTAATCCGGGACAAACCCGTTTGATAGTCTGTTTGCCAATTCCAGATAAAACCTGA
- a CDS encoding tyrosine-type recombinase/integrase translates to MAFENTTESMTKRVLQQINAAFKWALLHNKVIPPNPWAEMAKEFKHNWEKELKPNPFTTKEKELVLRAFEEHRGRWNGKNFVGHAYCYYYPFVSFLFLTGCRPGEAIALSWGDILKETIVFNGSVYRHGSQRFKTAGSKNNKKRLFPCNDKLKALLEETKPVDALSSDWVFPSPRGKDINYGNFSNRAWNTIVDPIKSGTTPYNCRDTFISEQVIKGIPLAIVAQWCDTSTEIIEKYYLGESSLPSLTPAE, encoded by the coding sequence ATGGCTTTTGAAAACACGACCGAATCAATGACCAAGCGCGTCCTACAGCAGATTAACGCGGCATTCAAGTGGGCGCTGCTCCACAACAAGGTCATTCCCCCCAATCCTTGGGCGGAAATGGCGAAAGAATTCAAGCACAATTGGGAAAAGGAATTGAAGCCAAATCCCTTTACAACCAAAGAGAAGGAGTTGGTGCTTCGAGCTTTTGAGGAACATCGAGGGAGATGGAATGGCAAGAATTTTGTGGGACACGCCTACTGCTATTACTACCCTTTCGTTAGTTTTCTTTTCCTCACGGGTTGCCGACCGGGGGAAGCGATCGCGCTGAGTTGGGGAGATATTCTCAAAGAAACCATTGTTTTCAATGGCAGCGTTTATCGACATGGAAGCCAGCGATTTAAGACCGCAGGCAGCAAAAACAACAAGAAGCGGCTATTTCCTTGTAATGACAAGTTGAAGGCACTGCTTGAGGAAACAAAGCCCGTTGATGCCCTTTCCTCTGATTGGGTGTTCCCCTCACCAAGGGGCAAAGATATCAACTACGGTAATTTCTCTAATCGCGCCTGGAATACGATCGTTGACCCCATCAAATCTGGCACGACTCCCTACAACTGTCGCGACACCTTCATTAGCGAACAGGTTATCAAAGGCATTCCTCTCGCGATCGTCGCTCAATGGTGCGACACCTCCACCGAGATTATCGAGAAATACTATTTAGGCGAAAGTAGCTTGCCCTCATTGACCCCGGCTGAATAG
- the argB gene encoding acetylglutamate kinase: MSSESEYIKQTEATRVRVLSEALPYIQEFRGRTVVVKYGGAAMKEAALKDKVIRDIVFLCCVGLRPVVVHGGGPEINNWLIKLNIEPQFKDGLRVTDADTMDVVEMVLVGRVNKELVTLINRAGGSAVGLCGKDGNSIVARPVGKEGVGFVGEVSSIDTRAIEALIDSGYVPVISSVAADETGQAHNINADTVAGEIAAAVGAEKLILLTDTAGILRDYQDPSSIIAKLDIQQLRTLVDEGIVSGGMIPKVQCCVRSLAQGVRAAHIIDGRIPHALLLEIFTDEGIGSMIVASEYM; encoded by the coding sequence ATGAGCAGCGAGAGCGAATATATCAAACAAACAGAAGCAACCCGCGTTCGGGTTCTCAGCGAAGCCTTACCCTACATCCAGGAATTCAGAGGGCGAACCGTCGTCGTCAAATATGGCGGAGCAGCAATGAAAGAAGCGGCGCTCAAAGATAAAGTCATTCGCGATATCGTCTTCTTATGCTGCGTCGGCTTGCGTCCCGTTGTCGTTCACGGAGGCGGCCCCGAAATCAATAATTGGTTAATCAAGCTCAACATCGAACCGCAGTTTAAAGATGGGTTGCGAGTCACCGATGCCGACACGATGGATGTTGTCGAAATGGTCTTAGTGGGTCGCGTCAACAAAGAACTGGTAACGCTGATCAATCGAGCAGGCGGTTCGGCGGTTGGATTGTGTGGCAAAGATGGCAATTCCATCGTCGCGCGTCCTGTGGGAAAAGAAGGAGTTGGATTTGTTGGCGAGGTGAGCAGTATCGATACTAGAGCCATTGAAGCACTGATTGATAGCGGTTATGTTCCGGTTATTTCCAGCGTTGCAGCCGATGAAACCGGACAAGCCCACAATATCAATGCCGATACCGTTGCAGGAGAAATTGCGGCAGCAGTGGGGGCAGAAAAACTGATTTTACTCACAGATACAGCAGGAATTTTGCGAGATTATCAAGACCCCTCCAGTATCATCGCCAAACTCGATATCCAGCAATTGAGAACCTTAGTTGACGAGGGGATTGTGTCTGGGGGAATGATTCCCAAAGTCCAGTGTTGCGTGCGCTCCCTTGCCCAAGGCGTTCGTGCGGCGCACATTATTGACGGTCGCATTCCCCACGCCCTCTTGCTCGAAATTTTTACTGATGAGGGGATTGGCTCGATGATTGTGGCATCAGAGTATATGTAG
- a CDS encoding methyltransferase domain-containing protein, with the protein MIRSNATTERLFRTAGLSVGMSILELGCGPGEVTELLSELVGPAGRVLAVDRSDEMLARAETNLKKAGKKNVRFVRADLSNAPEYLNNVDHPSFDAVAGRRVLMYLASPDRVLAGLLPWLREGGLVVFEEADSTICPGHVAAMPAHERGAFLLGKLLSEEGVDQSMGFHLPATLSNAGLRFERIWAEAVIDGQGDQYTLGELLQLLKPRFESSDVATISEIESLLPQIEMEREPINVFVSGMRFCAKARKVNESGADA; encoded by the coding sequence TTGATTAGAAGCAACGCAACAACTGAAAGACTTTTCAGAACCGCAGGCCTCTCGGTAGGTATGTCTATTCTTGAATTGGGATGTGGCCCCGGTGAGGTCACAGAACTTCTCAGCGAACTAGTTGGTCCAGCCGGTCGTGTGCTAGCCGTTGATCGTAGCGATGAGATGCTAGCTCGCGCTGAAACTAACCTCAAGAAGGCTGGAAAGAAGAACGTTCGCTTTGTCCGTGCAGATTTGAGCAATGCGCCTGAGTACTTAAATAACGTGGACCACCCTTCGTTCGATGCTGTGGCTGGTCGTCGAGTTCTAATGTACCTGGCTAGTCCTGATCGAGTACTCGCAGGTCTACTGCCCTGGTTACGAGAAGGCGGTTTGGTTGTTTTTGAAGAGGCTGACTCTACTATCTGCCCAGGGCACGTCGCGGCCATGCCTGCTCATGAACGAGGCGCATTCTTACTCGGCAAGTTGCTTAGCGAAGAAGGCGTTGACCAGTCTATGGGGTTCCATCTTCCTGCCACATTATCAAATGCAGGACTTCGATTCGAGCGAATTTGGGCCGAAGCCGTCATAGATGGGCAGGGTGACCAATACACCCTTGGCGAGCTATTGCAGTTGCTTAAGCCCCGTTTTGAATCATCAGATGTTGCGACCATTTCCGAGATTGAATCCCTGCTTCCGCAGATCGAAATGGAGAGAGAACCCATAAACGTCTTTGTGAGTGGAATGCGGTTCTGCGCCAAGGCGAGAAAGGTCAATGAGTCGGGCGCCGACGCATAA
- a CDS encoding transposase: MPFPLIGCSPHQGAKISTTLGRVIRELKRKLPSPPAAIKDLLERSQRIHQQKRQDSPKVYSVHAPEVECIAKGKSHKRYEFGCKVVMVSTNKSNWIVGIDAVHGNPYDGATLIPALSQVEQLSEIHPKQVFVDKGFRGQVYHPDDVEVCVAGTRKFKGTQKKLIKRRSAIEPVIGHAKQDHCLKRNYLKGQQGDRINALLAGCGFNLRKLFRFFFSSEAPA; this comes from the coding sequence ATGCCCTTTCCTCTGATTGGGTGTTCCCCTCACCAAGGGGCAAAGATATCAACTACCTTGGGAAGAGTGATTCGCGAACTGAAGAGAAAACTGCCTTCACCCCCAGCAGCCATAAAAGATTTACTCGAGAGAAGCCAGCGCATTCATCAGCAAAAACGGCAGGATTCACCCAAAGTCTACAGCGTCCATGCTCCAGAAGTGGAATGCATCGCCAAAGGAAAATCTCACAAGCGCTACGAGTTTGGTTGTAAGGTGGTGATGGTCAGCACAAACAAGAGTAATTGGATTGTAGGAATTGATGCGGTGCATGGCAATCCCTACGATGGAGCAACACTCATCCCCGCACTGTCTCAAGTGGAGCAGCTCAGCGAGATTCACCCCAAACAAGTGTTTGTTGACAAGGGCTTTCGCGGTCAAGTTTATCATCCTGATGATGTGGAGGTTTGTGTTGCGGGGACAAGGAAGTTCAAAGGAACTCAAAAGAAACTCATCAAACGTCGTAGTGCCATTGAACCCGTGATTGGTCATGCGAAGCAAGACCATTGTCTGAAGCGCAATTACCTTAAGGGTCAACAGGGCGACCGTATTAATGCGCTTTTGGCGGGTTGTGGTTTCAATTTACGCAAACTTTTCCGATTCTTTTTCTCCTCTGAGGCTCCTGCTTAA
- a CDS encoding FAD-dependent oxidoreductase — MNKPVILTVDDDPEVLSAIARDLRQQYAKQFRIIRADSGQAAMDVVQQLTLRNDTVALFLVDQRMPQMMGVEFLEQATQIFPEAKRVLLTAYADTDAAIRAINVASLDYYLLKPWDPPEEKLYPVLDDLVNDWYAHFHPEFQGIRVVGDRWSADSHRIKDFLARNQIPYRWLDIEQNANAQKLLDSAKVETPCLPLVLFADGEHQPKPTNLQIAEKIGLQTQATNPFYDLIIIGGGPSGLAAAVYGASEGLRTVMIESEAPGGQAGTSSRIENYLGFPVGLSGGDLARRAVTQAKRFGVEILTPQEATSIRMENDYRIVTLREGSELTGHAVILALGVAWRRLRVPGIERFTGAGVYYGAAQTEAIACEGEEVFVVGGANSAGQAAMYFSRFASKVTMLVRGESLTKSMSQYLIDQIDETDNIEVWNHSSVIEAQGDDRLESLVIKNSKTDEAQTFPAKSLFIFIGAVPRTDWLDGLVERDDRGFILTGSDIHSKGWMLERDAHLLETNVPGIFAVGDVRHGSVKRVASGVGEGSICVQFVHRYLSNL; from the coding sequence ATGAATAAGCCCGTAATTCTCACCGTTGACGACGATCCTGAAGTTTTGAGCGCGATCGCGCGCGACCTTCGACAACAGTACGCTAAACAGTTTCGCATTATTCGCGCCGATTCAGGACAAGCTGCGATGGATGTTGTGCAACAGTTGACCCTGCGCAATGATACCGTTGCTCTATTTCTGGTGGATCAGAGGATGCCCCAGATGATGGGAGTAGAGTTTCTAGAGCAAGCAACCCAAATCTTTCCCGAAGCGAAGCGCGTACTGCTCACTGCCTATGCTGACACCGATGCTGCCATTCGCGCCATCAATGTCGCTAGCCTAGACTACTATTTACTCAAACCTTGGGACCCGCCCGAAGAAAAACTCTACCCCGTCCTGGACGATCTGGTAAACGATTGGTACGCCCATTTTCATCCCGAATTTCAGGGGATTCGGGTCGTGGGCGATCGCTGGTCAGCCGATTCCCATCGCATCAAAGACTTTCTGGCTCGCAACCAGATTCCCTATCGCTGGCTGGATATCGAGCAAAACGCCAACGCGCAAAAGTTACTGGATTCAGCCAAAGTCGAAACGCCTTGTCTGCCCCTCGTTTTGTTTGCCGATGGCGAGCATCAACCGAAACCCACTAATTTGCAAATTGCCGAAAAAATTGGGCTGCAAACCCAAGCAACCAACCCCTTCTACGATCTAATTATCATTGGAGGCGGCCCCAGTGGATTGGCGGCAGCCGTTTACGGCGCATCAGAAGGGCTACGCACCGTAATGATTGAAAGCGAAGCACCCGGAGGTCAAGCGGGAACCAGTTCGCGCATTGAAAACTATCTGGGCTTTCCGGTGGGACTCAGCGGGGGAGATTTGGCACGGCGGGCGGTCACCCAGGCAAAACGGTTTGGGGTTGAAATTCTCACCCCCCAAGAAGCCACTAGCATTCGCATGGAAAATGACTATCGCATTGTCACTTTGCGAGAGGGCAGCGAACTAACGGGTCATGCCGTAATTTTGGCTTTAGGCGTGGCGTGGCGACGGCTGAGAGTTCCGGGGATCGAGCGTTTTACCGGGGCAGGGGTCTACTACGGAGCCGCTCAGACAGAGGCAATTGCTTGCGAGGGCGAAGAGGTGTTTGTTGTGGGGGGAGCTAACTCGGCGGGGCAAGCTGCGATGTATTTCTCCCGCTTTGCAAGCAAGGTCACGATGCTCGTGCGAGGCGAGTCCCTCACCAAAAGTATGTCTCAATACCTCATCGATCAGATTGATGAAACGGATAATATTGAGGTGTGGAATCACTCCAGTGTCATTGAAGCTCAAGGTGACGATCGCCTTGAATCACTGGTCATTAAAAACTCCAAAACGGATGAGGCGCAAACCTTTCCAGCCAAGTCCCTGTTTATTTTTATTGGAGCAGTTCCCAGGACAGATTGGCTGGATGGGTTAGTAGAGCGCGATGACAGAGGCTTTATCCTCACTGGGTCAGATATACACTCCAAAGGTTGGATGCTAGAGAGGGATGCCCATCTATTAGAAACCAACGTTCCCGGAATTTTTGCTGTGGGTGACGTGCGCCACGGCTCGGTTAAGCGGGTAGCATCGGGGGTGGGAGAAGGGAGTATTTGCGTGCAATTTGTTCACCGCTATCTCAGTAATTTGTGA
- a CDS encoding nuclear transport factor 2 family protein — translation MTHPPDETIRHLRDAYAAFNNRDADAVLSLMTSDVVWPRAFKGGFVEGPDAIRAYWTEQWGEIDGTVDPVSFETDETGRINVTVHQVVRDLDGNVLADNHVCHRFTMDRDLIAKMDLPDAP, via the coding sequence ATGACACACCCCCCCGACGAAACTATTCGGCATCTACGCGATGCCTACGCAGCTTTCAACAATCGCGATGCTGACGCCGTTCTGTCACTAATGACCTCGGACGTTGTATGGCCTCGTGCGTTCAAGGGTGGCTTTGTCGAGGGACCGGACGCAATCCGGGCCTATTGGACGGAACAATGGGGCGAGATTGACGGGACCGTTGATCCCGTGTCGTTTGAAACCGACGAAACCGGACGGATTAACGTCACGGTTCATCAAGTCGTGCGAGACCTTGATGGCAACGTTCTAGCTGACAATCACGTTTGTCATAGATTTACAATGGATCGCGACTTGATCGCGAAAATGGACCTCCCTGATGCACCATAG
- a CDS encoding chromosome segregation ATPase, with translation MKDRKLLNRSSAIGTARPQPPNAAPPFNPIYEWQEPTITENEETQRTSRWNFSWLIKWQFWATIVIAIAGTTGFFATAMLLKLPALPSCPTLFVPMASASVRLYCAQLSADKQSLEGLLHAIDLVKELPLDHPMREEIERNIEQWATEILTLAEDKFQAGKLSKAIGMARKIPQNTDAYKLVDERIARWQSIWSKAEAIVAEAEKLMVDSRWGLAFREAAKLFTVGNKHWATTRYEQLVDTIRLAQEESGKLDKAYAAMRRGGSDNLFKAIELAEQIKPESTAYKEAQKLVKEAGEKLYELAMTQLERGDWSSVAQIINRLPAAINKQEEINDLNSLADAGSQAGMGSVAGLEAAIRAAQGIPPGRPLYDRAQKLIGRWQLEIQDINHLTRAEELANSGGLNYLTAAIAQAQLIPRSNPRYSQAQKRIREWTGQIEISEDRPILDRAQSYAGNGDDASLRKAIQEARSIRSGRALYREAQQKIGQWRSTLQRNQDAPYLNEARGLASSGDLPQAVESARRIRPGRVLYDEAQSDVRRWRDEIQGRTNLDRAYQLAKEGTPDGLAAAINAAKSVPSDSDSYNQSVQVANSWSEQLLEAARQRSSYDLGEAIAIARKIPPGTSAYPAARSHVEVWKQRLEPQLPESAPELNNEASTSPSPPDLTPLTQ, from the coding sequence ATGAAAGATCGCAAATTACTCAATCGTTCATCCGCTATTGGGACTGCGCGACCGCAACCCCCGAATGCCGCTCCCCCCTTCAATCCTATCTATGAGTGGCAAGAACCCACCATTACCGAAAACGAAGAAACCCAACGCACTTCTCGGTGGAACTTTTCTTGGTTGATCAAATGGCAATTTTGGGCAACGATTGTCATTGCCATTGCTGGAACTACGGGCTTTTTTGCCACAGCGATGCTACTAAAACTTCCCGCGTTACCCAGTTGTCCCACCCTATTTGTACCAATGGCTTCCGCCTCGGTACGGCTCTATTGCGCTCAACTCTCCGCAGACAAACAAAGTTTAGAAGGATTGTTGCACGCGATCGACTTGGTGAAAGAATTACCCCTCGATCATCCCATGCGCGAAGAAATCGAGCGGAATATCGAACAATGGGCAACAGAAATTTTGACCCTAGCAGAAGATAAATTTCAGGCGGGTAAACTTTCCAAAGCCATCGGAATGGCGCGCAAAATCCCCCAAAATACCGATGCTTACAAACTGGTAGACGAGCGGATTGCCCGATGGCAGTCCATTTGGTCTAAGGCAGAAGCCATCGTAGCAGAAGCCGAGAAATTAATGGTCGATTCCAGATGGGGATTGGCATTCCGCGAAGCCGCAAAACTCTTTACCGTCGGCAACAAACACTGGGCAACCACGCGCTACGAGCAATTAGTAGACACGATTCGCCTCGCTCAAGAAGAAAGTGGCAAGTTGGACAAAGCCTACGCTGCAATGCGCCGGGGAGGATCGGATAATCTCTTCAAAGCAATAGAACTTGCAGAGCAAATCAAACCAGAGAGTACTGCCTATAAGGAAGCCCAGAAATTGGTTAAAGAAGCGGGCGAAAAGCTGTACGAACTCGCGATGACTCAGTTGGAACGGGGAGATTGGTCTAGCGTCGCGCAAATCATCAATCGCTTGCCTGCTGCGATTAATAAACAAGAAGAAATTAACGATCTAAATAGTTTAGCGGATGCGGGTTCTCAGGCAGGAATGGGTTCGGTGGCGGGTCTGGAAGCTGCGATTCGCGCCGCGCAAGGAATTCCGCCCGGTCGTCCCTTATACGATCGCGCTCAGAAATTGATCGGTCGCTGGCAACTGGAAATTCAGGATATCAATCATTTGACGAGAGCAGAAGAGTTAGCCAATTCAGGCGGACTGAATTACCTCACCGCAGCCATTGCTCAAGCACAATTGATTCCCCGTTCCAATCCTCGCTATTCCCAAGCTCAAAAACGGATTCGAGAGTGGACGGGTCAAATTGAGATATCGGAGGATCGACCCATTCTCGATCGCGCCCAGAGCTACGCTGGCAATGGAGATGATGCGAGTTTGCGCAAGGCAATTCAAGAAGCGCGATCGATTCGTTCCGGTCGCGCCTTATATCGAGAAGCGCAGCAGAAAATTGGTCAGTGGCGCAGTACTCTCCAACGCAACCAGGACGCACCCTACCTCAACGAAGCGAGAGGGTTAGCCAGTTCGGGAGATTTACCCCAAGCGGTTGAATCTGCGCGTCGCATCCGTCCGGGACGTGTATTGTACGACGAAGCTCAGTCGGACGTTCGCCGTTGGCGCGATGAAATTCAGGGGAGAACGAATTTGGATCGCGCTTACCAATTGGCGAAAGAAGGAACCCCCGACGGGCTAGCGGCTGCGATTAATGCGGCGAAAAGCGTTCCTTCAGACAGTGATTCTTATAACCAAAGCGTCCAAGTGGCGAATAGTTGGAGCGAGCAACTGCTGGAAGCGGCACGACAGCGCTCTAGTTACGATCTCGGCGAGGCGATCGCGATCGCGCGGAAAATCCCCCCCGGAACCTCAGCTTATCCAGCCGCGCGATCGCACGTCGAGGTTTGGAAACAGCGTCTCGAACCCCAACTCCCGGAAAGCGCTCCGGAGTTGAATAATGAGGCTTCAACTTCACCTTCACCGCCCGATCTCACCCCTTTAACCCAGTAG